In Deltaproteobacteria bacterium, the DNA window CGGCCCGCGAGATGATCCGGCGCGCGTGCGCACCGCTCCTGACGTTGCGGCGGCGCTGCAACGCATCGCCGCGGCGCGCGCGCCGTTCTGGTCGCGCGGCGACGGATCCGGCACGCATTTGCGCGAACAAGCGCTGCTGGCCGCGGCGGGTATCGCGCCCGGCCGCTGGCATCATCGCCAGCATGCCGGCATGGCCTTGGTGCTGCGTCAGGCCAGCAGCGCGGGGGCGTATGTGCTGACCGACCGCGGCACCTTCGCCGCGCTCGGCGATCAGCTGGCGCTCGACATCGTCTTCGCCGATCACGTGCACCTGCGCAATCCGTACTCGGTGCTGGCCACCGATCCGTACCGTCATCCGGGCGCGAACTACCTGGCCGCGATGGCCGTCATCGGCTGGCTCACCTCGCCAGCCGCTCAGGAACTGATCGGGGCCTATCGCGTCGGCGGCCGGCCCGTCGCGCAGCCGACGGCGCGCCGCCGGTCCTAGACCGCAAGGCAGATGGCTATTGCGGGCGTTATGTTCTCGCTGGTATGGCGCGCCGACCAGCGTCGTGCGTCTCGCCATCGCGACACGAAGGGAGCTTATGCAAGTACAGGATCGGCTGTTCATCGGGGGCGACTGGGTGCAACCGGCCACATCGGCCACTATCGACGTGATCTCCCCCCATACCGAGGAAGTCATCGCCCGCGTGCCAGAGGGTCGTGAGGCGGACATCGACCGGGCAGTGGCGGCGGCCCGCGAGGCGTTCGATCACGGTCCGTGGCCGCAGCTGCCCGCGACAGAACGCGCTGCGGCCATGGCGCGGCTGTTGGCTCTGCTGCAAGAACGCGCCGCGGAACTGGCCGTCACCATCACCAACGAGATGGGCTGCCCGATTTCGTTCTCGCACTTGGGCCAGGTGATGGCGGCGAACATGGTGCTCGACTATTTCATCCGACTGGCACGCGAGTATGCCTTCGAAGAGGTGCGGGCCGGGGCGATGGGACCGGTGCTGGTTCGCCGCGAACCCGTTGGCGTGGCGGGCTGTATCATTCCGTGGAACGTGCCGCTCTTCACCGCCATGTTGAAGCTTGGCCCCGCGCTGGCGGCGGGCGCGACCGTTGTGCTCAAGCCCTCACCGGAAACCCCACTCGACGCGATCATTCTGGCTGACGCCATCCGCGAGGCCGGCGTGCCGGCGGGCGTGGTGAACATTGTCCCCGCCGGTCGCGAGGTCGGTGAGCACCTGGTCCGGCACAGCGACGTGGACAAGATTTCCTTTACCGGGAGCACCGCGGCCGGGCGGCGCATCGCCGCCATTTGCGGCGAGCAGCTCAAGCGGGTCACGCTCGAACTCGGCGGCAAGTCGGCGGCCATCATTCTCGACGATGCCGATCTGGCCGGCACGATCGGCGGCTTGCTGCCGGCGGCGATCATGAACAGCGGCCAGGCCTGCGTGGCGCAGACTCGCATCCTCGCCTCGCGTGCCCGTTACCGCGACGTGGTCGACGCCCTCGCCGAGGCCGTGCGCGCTGTCACGGTTGGTGACCCAATGGATCCGTCAACTGCATGCGGTCCGCTGGTCGCGGCGCGCCAGCGCGTGCGCGTGGAAGGGTACATCCGCATCGGGCGCGAAGAAGGCGCCCGGATCGCGTGTGGCGGCGGCCGGCCGGCGGGATTGCCGAAAGGCTGGTACGTGGAGCCCACCGTGTTTGCCGGCGTTGACAACCGGATGCGCATCGCGCGGGAGGAGATCTTCGGTCCCGTGCTCGTGGTGATCCCGTACGATAACGTTGACGATGCCGTGCGCATCGCCAACGATTCCGACTACGGGCTGTCGGGATCGGTGTGGACCGCTGATGTCGACCGCGGGTTGGCGATCGCGCGCCGGGTGCGCACCGGGACTTACACCGTCAACGGCTTTGCCATGGAGTTCAGCGCGCCCTTCGGCGGCTTCAAGGCGTCGGGACTAGGCAGAGAGCTAGGGCCGGAAGGATTGGCGGCGTTACCTCGAGCCGAAGCAGATCAATCTCCCGACGGGCTACCAGGCGCGGCCGCTACAGTAGAGCGCACTCAGTGGACTTCTTCGAGGGCTGTCAGAATCAGATTCGGAGCCTGTGAGGAAACACCGCTCCCGTCGCCGGGCTTCAGTCGCACGTCGAGCCGTTCGCCGACCGGAGATGCGATCGCCGCTGGAGACGCCGTACACGCAATGCACGGAGCGCTTGACGGCGTTCGGCGGGCTACTGGCGCTGGTGAAGGTTCTGGACCTGATAGAGGTCGAGCGGGCGCTTGGCGCGCACTACGTGCACCCGAAACGGGAGCAAAGCTGCCGCTGAACAACAGCATGAGCATGCCCAGCACCATCCGGTACCCGCCCCTGCTGCCCTGCACCAAGGTGTTGGTGTGGGCGAGAAGTATGTATGGGCGCTCGCGAAACAGGGTGCAGCAATTTGCAGATCGACCACCGAGCCGTTGCGGACGTAGGTTCGCCCGCGCGGCAGCCGGTTGGCGTAGTCGCTGTAAAGCTCGAGGTTGTCGCACCACGCCTTGCCCCAGAACGTCGTGGCGATGGTCCGCCCCTCGATCACCACCGGTGACACGGGGTGCCCCTTCTTCCTGAGCTTCGCCATCTCGCGCTGGGCTTGCTGCCGTCGCACGGCGACGGGCACGTAGGGTCGATACCCGTAGAACATCGCTTCGGTCTCCTGCATCGCGGCGTTGACCCGGTGGATGATGTTTCCGAGGAACGTCCCCAGATTTTCGCAGGAGCCCTGGAGTTCGCTCATCGGCCGCGCGGGAGCATGTCGTCCACCCGGACAAACGCCCCCGGAAGCGCAGCGACATCGAGACGCTCGCCGCGGCGGGCAACGCGCCGTTCGGCATAACTGCGCATGCCGGAGTTGGGCGCGCTGAAGACTTCGACACAGCCGTCCCGTAGGTTCACGAGCCAGTACTGAGGAATGCCGGCTGCCGCATAAATCGCGGCCTTGGTCAGTCGATCTTGCAAGAGGGAACTATCGGCGATTTCCACGACCAGAAGCGCCGCGGTTGGGTGCACATCGTCATAGTCCGAGTCCTGACCTGGCACCACGGCAACGTCGGGTTCTGGCACAGAATACGCGCTGGTGATCAGCGGCAGTTGGACGCGAACGACCGCCCGGCCCGCAACCGCTTGCCGAAGGGCCGTGTCGACTCGTGTGGTTGCGGAGGCATGTCGCGGATTTTGTGGGGACATGGCGACGATCACCCCTTCCAGCAGCTCGACGCGGTCGTCGGCGTGGAGATCCCCTCTCTCGACGAGGTCGAAGTATGCGTGGCTCGTGTATCGTGCTTCGACTGGTGCAGTTTGCGCCATCGGTGGCATCCTACCCACTCACTCGATTGATGAAAAGCGGCGTTTCGCGCTCGCTGAGCCGGCCTTCGTTGGCTTTGCTGGCAAGCTCGTCGACGCGCGCTTGCATCTCCGGATCGGCTCGCAAATCAGCGATCCGTCTGGCGACCTCCGGGGTCAAACAGCCGGTGAACGGGTCGAGGACTCGGTCGGGCACGTCAGTCTGCACACTCTCGTTCATCGCGGCACGTGGAGGGACGTTAGCATGCCTCGGAAGGTTCGGGCAAAGCCGTATCAAGCGTTGTCTGAAGACGAGGTCCGCGCCGACTGGCAAGTGCTGCCCTGGATTCCCGGACGTGGGTAGGAATCGGATGGCGACCCAGGCCGCCGGAAGCCGATGGACCGAGAACGGGCACGCATGCCAACGAGTGAGCAGCCCACATTCCAGGTCGTTGACACGAGGTCGGCCGCCACGGTGGCGACACCTGCCTCTCGCAGACTCGTTCGCTGCCGGATCTCTCGCACCCTGATCATTTGCCGCCTACGGCGTCGCCACTGTGGGGTGCGGGAGCATGCTCCCGCTTTGATCCCGCTTTGGCTTTCGCCTGACCGCAGCGAACGAACATGCTATCGTTGGGCCGCTACGTGGGCTGTAAACCAAGGAGGCAAACGATGCGTTCAGCCGCAGTAGATGAGCAGGAGCTGATCGAGAAGATCCGCGCGCTCCCGCCTGAGAAGGTGGCGGAGGTCGAAGACTTCGTCGATTTCCTGCGCGACCGGCAAGAGGATCAACGCCTGACCCGCGCCGCCTGCAAGCTGTCGGAAGCCGCCTTCGAGCGAATCTGGGATAATCCGGATGACGCCGACTATGACGCCCACCTCCACCTTGGCAATCGAACCTCAAACGCGTAGTCTAGCCCCGACCCATTTCGGTCTCGCGTGAGGAACGATCATGACAACGATCCACATCGATCTGCCCGACGAGATCTCCTGGTCGCTCAAGGAGGCTCCCCAAGAATTGGCGCAGGAGATCCGCATGGCGGCGGCAGCCAAGCTGTACGAGCTCGGCAAGCTCTCGTCCGGTCGTGCTGCGCAACTGGCGAACGTCTCCCGAGTTGCGTTTCTGCAGGCACTCGGCCGCTACGGCGTAGCCTCGTTCGAATTGTCGGAAGAGGAACTTGCCGAAGATCTGCGGAATGCCTGACCTGGTCATCTGCAACACGTCTCCGTTGTTCTATCTTCACCGTCTCGGCAGATTGGACTTGCTCCGCGAGCTGTACGGCAGCGTAACTGTTCCAGAGGCCGTGGCTGCCGAGTTGCAAGCAGGCCGTGAGCAGGGAGAAGACGCCCCGAATCCGGCAACGGTGGATTGGATCGAAGTGCGCTCCGTACGCGTGCCGCAACTGATCGCATTGATCACCGACTTTGGTCCCGGGGAAGCTGAAGTGCTCGCTCTCGCCCTCGAGAACCCGAGCAGCTTGGTCATCCTCGATGACCGCCTGGCGCGGGCTGTCGCGAAGGGCCGCGGACTCAAGGTGACCGGCACTGCCGGCGTCCTGCTCAGAGCTAAGCGCGAAGGTGCTTTGCCCGCAGTCGCTCCCCTGATCGCGGAGCTGACACAGCTCGGCTTTCGGCTGGGACCCGCGGCCACACGGGCAATTCTGACGCTGGCGCGCGAGTGACCTCGGAGCACAATTCATTTCGGTGGTTGATCACTGCTGACTGCCGGTACCTGGTCAGCGATGCCGACGATACGCCGTCTTATCGCCCGGCCGCTGATGCAGGGCACGCTTGCACTCGAGTCGCTTTGAAGCGTGTCAGTCGCGCTGCGGACAACGGGCGGTTGAAGGAAGTGTAGGCGGCGGGTCTGATCCCGAGCGCCTGCACGCGTTGCGCGAGGTCGTCGATTCGATCGATGCCAACGTCACCGATGCTGTAATGCCCATCCCGCCAGCCCGTGGCGTGGAGGGCGAGAGCTCGCTCAGGGCAGAAAGAGGGCTCCGCCTTCCAGCATGCCCGCGCCCACCCAGAGGAACACAACCGGGCCGTCTTCAGGCAGACGCCCCTGTCGGATGTCTTCGTCCAGTAGCAGCAGGGTCGATGCACTGACTGTGTTGCCAATCCGGTCCACGTTGTGTGGCACGCGATCCGGTGAAATGCCGAGGGCCGCGGTGAAGCTCTCGATGAACCGATAGTTCGCTTGATGGAGGTACCACCGACGGACATCCTCAACACCGAGCTTCCACGTCTCAGACAAGCGCAGCCAGGCCCGCTGCATCGCCGGGCCAAACTGGGCGGCAACGTCACGCCCATCCATCACATAGGCGTGCTCATCCAGCGTTCCGGGATTTGGCGGCACCGCCGCCCCGCCACCGTGATACACCACCAACGGGTGGTCGCCGTCCACAGCGCAGTACGCGTCCATCAGGCGTGGCCCCTTGCCTTCCCCAAGCACGACCGCACCGGCCCCATCGGCAAACAGCGCGGCGGAAAGCCAGGCACCCGGCACTCGCTTGTACTGCTCACAGGCAACGAATGACGACACGTCGTTCGTTGCCACGACGAGCGCTGTCCAGTGCCCCGACGCTTGGTGCGCATAGGCGCGGACTTCCTGCAGCACTTTGGCGAGGCCGGCACAGCCACTGTCCGTTTGACTCACGACGGTGGTCGCGCGAAGGCCGAGCCGCCGGTGCAGCGCGATCGTGTCTGCCATGAAATGCAGACGATCCGGCGTGCAGGTCGTCAGGCACAACTGGTCGATCCGATCAGCCTCCACGCCGGCAGCTTCCATGGCCTGGCGGGCAGCGCGTTCGGCGAAATCCAGTCCCGTTTCGGCTGAGAGTTTCCTCCCTGCGGCGCAGTCGAAATTGAGGCTGTGTCCGCGCACACCTGTCTTTTCTTCGAGCCATGCCGAGTCTCTCGGCGCTCGAACGTACTCCAAGATCTCACGGTTCCCCGTTACGGGCAGCGTGTACGCACCCGTCCCCAGAACGCCCACGTTGCTCATGGCCTCGCTCCCGCTGTCTCTGCCTCCAACCACTTCAGCTCAAGGGTAGTTGTGACGTTGTCATGGCTGCCGCTGGGGTCGGGAGCCACCGTCGCCATTTGGATCCACGTGGGCCGCACTTTGTCGTGCTGCACCACAAAGTCCTTGCACGTTTGCACCTTGGTCAGCTTTCCGTCGGACTCGAACATCCTCATCGATGTCATCACGACTGCGCCCAGGACCCGATCCAACTCGATGACGATCTTCGGATATGGGCCGTTCTCCCCGGTCAGCAGCACGTGGCCGTCGCGATGCGTTTTCTCGATCCACCGATACGTCTCCAGCAGCCAGTGCAGATCACGGAAGGAAAACGCGGACCCTTTGATCGGGAAGTCTTGGCCGGTCTGGATGCGCCGGACGGGCCGGTCGGGGCTGACCCGATACTCCTGGCGCCGGGCGCCATCGCGAATCGTATCCGTGTAGCGCGGCCGCGTGCCTGTCGCGTACTGAATCACCACCCGCGCCTCGCCCGGTTGGATGACAGCTTCCCGCGTGAACCGATCTACTTGCTGATCGTCGGCCCGCATCGTTAGCTGCTTCACCTCAGCGGCTTCGCCGGGCGTCTGAATGTTCGGCAGCACGTGCTCGCGGATGATCGCCTCGGGAGCAAGTTGAAGCAGCGGGTCGTCGGGCGGCATTTCGGCCCGCGCCGCTTGCAGCGCTGCCCACAGCACGCAGCTCGTCACAAGATACGCCTTTGCCACGTTGATCATGCGCCGCTCCGCATTCGCCTGAACGATGGCGAACTTTCTGTGTCGGTCATCAGTCGACTCTCAGACTTTCGAATTCCCACGCCGGTCGCGGATCGGTTCAGCCGTTGGCGACCACTATGGTATGAATGCGATGGGGTTCTTGATGAACGGTGACGTTGGCGAAGCCAGCGGCACGTACGAGGTTCGCGAGTTCGCGCGGCGGCCGATACCGCATCGGCCAACGGATCAACCACCGGAGGACAAGTGCCTCGGCATTCCAGTTTATGTGACAAGTGATTAGCCCCCCCCCCCGCATCAAGCTGTTGGCGGATTCTTGCGAGGAGCGAGACCACCTTCCTTGCCGATCGGTAATCAAGGAAGCCGACCATCTCAACGAGGTCGGGCCTCCAAGCGCCTCCTTCACAAGCGTGCGTGACGAATTCTTCTGCGGTGCATTGGTAGTACCGGAAGAACCGATCCACCCCGCGTTTTTGCGCAAGTGCCTGCGCGTACTCGAGTGCCTCTAGGTCACGGTCGAGGAGCCGCACCTCGATGGATAGGCCGGAACCGCAAATGGCTGCCTGGGTTTCTACGACGGCCTCGATGACGGCTTGGGCCGAGCCGCACGCAATTGAGAGTACCCGCACGTCCCTTCCGGAACTCGCGACCTTACGGATCTCTTCGGCGAGCCAGTGCTTGGTGATACGAAAACGGTTCCGGACCGCCTGGGCATTACGCATCCCGAGCCACCACTTGGCCAGCCGATGGCCAAGAGTCCCCGGAGGGTCGTGGAAGCGCCAGTTGTAGATCACGTCCAAGGCGCGAAATCCCCGCGATCCAGAGCGGATCTCTCGGAGGGTTAGAGACAGAC includes these proteins:
- a CDS encoding Uma2 family endonuclease, whose translation is MAQTAPVEARYTSHAYFDLVERGDLHADDRVELLEGVIVAMSPQNPRHASATTRVDTALRQAVAGRAVVRVQLPLITSAYSVPEPDVAVVPGQDSDYDDVHPTAALLVVEIADSSLLQDRLTKAAIYAAAGIPQYWLVNLRDGCVEVFSAPNSGMRSYAERRVARRGERLDVAALPGAFVRVDDMLPRGR
- a CDS encoding DUF2281 domain-containing protein, whose product is MRSAAVDEQELIEKIRALPPEKVAEVEDFVDFLRDRQEDQRLTRAACKLSEAAFERIWDNPDDADYDAHLHLGNRTSNA
- a CDS encoding UPF0175 family protein, encoding MTTIHIDLPDEISWSLKEAPQELAQEIRMAAAAKLYELGKLSSGRAAQLANVSRVAFLQALGRYGVASFELSEEELAEDLRNA
- a CDS encoding DUF3368 domain-containing protein, producing MPDLVICNTSPLFYLHRLGRLDLLRELYGSVTVPEAVAAELQAGREQGEDAPNPATVDWIEVRSVRVPQLIALITDFGPGEAEVLALALENPSSLVILDDRLARAVAKGRGLKVTGTAGVLLRAKREGALPAVAPLIAELTQLGFRLGPAATRAILTLARE
- a CDS encoding class I SAM-dependent methyltransferase, with translation MMLLPLGRERFLMTELPLQPLQSSIDGLEQQTAAYRAALPLMWALAVWSLAKTLLVVLLWIGPYTLVTKRSLNLALKHSRRRWYEGPPKVASIWFDGLSLTLREIRSGSRGFRALDVIYNWRFHDPPGTLGHRLAKWWLGMRNAQAVRNRFRITKHWLAEEIRKVASSGRDVRVLSIACGSAQAVIEAVVETQAAICGSGLSIEVRLLDRDLEALEYAQALAQKRGVDRFFRYYQCTAEEFVTHACEGGAWRPDLVEMVGFLDYRSARKVVSLLARIRQQLDAGGGANHLSHKLECRGTCPPVVDPLADAVSAAARTREPRTCRWLRQRHRSSRTPSHSYHSGRQRLNRSATGVGIRKSESRLMTDTESSPSFRRMRSGA